A section of the Osmia lignaria lignaria isolate PbOS001 chromosome 3, iyOsmLign1, whole genome shotgun sequence genome encodes:
- the LOC117605187 gene encoding zinc finger protein 346 isoform X2, whose translation MAVSTEGIMNPSLNDPVTKAVMDNIMGNLPTKKPLVRCNDCDLSFTSQTVLDTHLQGARHAKQMRSKNIMASLEETKVAFTKDEETNGLKCNVCNVCLNSIQQLQTHLNGSRHKKKAMRGNKPYVVRKSVPYRIRYSRTLSMDKLIGKNVVVMNVVFKLIYYHI comes from the exons ATGGCTGTATCAACAGAAGGCATAATGAATCCAAGCCTCAATGACCCTGTAACCAAAGCAGTAATGGACAATATAATGGGTAATTTACCCACAAAAAAACCTCTTGTTCGATGTAACGATTGTGATCTTTCATTTACAAGCCAAACAGTATTAGATACCCATTTGCAAGGTGCCCGCCATGCTAAACAG ATGAGATCCAAAAATATAATGGCATCTCTTGAAGAAACAAAAGTAGCATTTACCAAAGATGAAGAGACAAATGGATTAAAATGCAATGTGTGTAATGTTTGCCTGAACTCGATACAACAGCTTCAAACACATTTAAATG GAAGCCGGCATAAAAAGAAAGCAATGAGAGGTAATAAACCCTATGTGGTACGAAAATCAGTACCCTATAGGATTAGATATAGTCGCACTCTGTCTATGGATAAACTAATAGGAAAGAATGTTGTTGT CATGAATGTAGTGTTCAAGCTGATTTATTATCACATTTAA
- the LOC117605187 gene encoding zinc finger protein 346 isoform X1, with amino-acid sequence MAVSTEGIMNPSLNDPVTKAVMDNIMGNLPTKKPLVRCNDCDLSFTSQTVLDTHLQGARHAKQMRSKNIMASLEETKVAFTKDEETNGLKCNVCNVCLNSIQQLQTHLNGSRHKKKAMRGEWDGKEFGNSMTSTTMNVQENSGSKSTSLSCNMCNKIFNSPAQYNVHITSKRHTSKLNQVRTIKKKKVFSYWKKPKNGINPKNFI; translated from the exons ATGGCTGTATCAACAGAAGGCATAATGAATCCAAGCCTCAATGACCCTGTAACCAAAGCAGTAATGGACAATATAATGGGTAATTTACCCACAAAAAAACCTCTTGTTCGATGTAACGATTGTGATCTTTCATTTACAAGCCAAACAGTATTAGATACCCATTTGCAAGGTGCCCGCCATGCTAAACAG ATGAGATCCAAAAATATAATGGCATCTCTTGAAGAAACAAAAGTAGCATTTACCAAAGATGAAGAGACAAATGGATTAAAATGCAATGTGTGTAATGTTTGCCTGAACTCGATACAACAGCTTCAAACACATTTAAATG GAAGCCGGCATAAAAAGAAAGCAATGAGAG GTGAGTGGGATGGCAAAGAATTTGGCAATTCAATGACATCAACTACTATGAATGTCCAGGAAAACTCGGGATCTAAAAGCACGTCACTTTCGTGTAACATgtgcaataaaattttcaactctCCAGCACAATACAATGTG CATATAACATCGAAAAGACACACTAGCAAATTGAATCAAGTTAGaactataaaaaagaaaaaggttttCTCATACTGGAAAAAACCTAAGAATGGTATAAATcctaagaattttatttaa
- the LOC117605184 gene encoding dynein regulatory complex protein 1 → MIPRKAYSETTQLEDEEPSILSSDPNERKLARRLRINRRREAQIRKTKALDEEIIEETPIEKQILDGIEALEQLASEGDEVVCGVRVACDAKELQRRKEMKETRERLLKMLEEEDKNCMQKYREITEKWPSIVASKDPLDIHNELEAQNVKCNEILEKKDALIAQLKQELENADIKYEEDVKNQNADIDLLIERMENQARTMAKAYRYELNLIENVIDSERKIAIKASTEKWETLYKKLQDDTVEAREQKKLITREYEEAMKKAIIEHQEEYRKQKISFEMEIQNLQQQIQTMKTACLMNVEKLDYNYTVLKHREEENLIVKNQQKRRINKLQDVLNDLKKTYAGLEESTRLEIQKLTNQILKVHKAIQELEEKSDQLAIINDTKYMQIWDLNIETANQLVDKILSADRIIHEQLLGVEWQPPEEQLLKKEDLVSYCGAMCAIKQKKEEAKNRKMISKSYKPPITLEEINLERSLLNHIAKLISNHCDYMIEYTLKDLLSDYTEDDKLLIRLDKIFDALKITSEQQLQFLLNFFLPYAHCPICKAKNIPRVCGVSSETTESSSSTSTLPDVCGSTELNEEEGKLVAAMEGAFCCDKSQNDDNTIVTSSCTPESSSSTETLPENGQIVSTCVGEGVVEVIDASGKPKRQLVCDKGHLLVIETEFVSNALKDFVKRYEFVKQDEASSDDSKILKEKETVSRNITDEDIIMFWDRYRDMFSEDRERLWDNLFVGLKKYYDILKERHELNVETESLRRQNSELRRLLEKYETEMALNDE, encoded by the exons ATGATACCGAGGAAAGCTTATTCAGAAACTACACAATTAGAAGATGAAGAACCATCTATTTTATCTTCTGATCCAAATGAGCGGAAATTGGCTCGTAGACTTCGAATTAATCGACGTCGAGAAGCGCAAATTAG AAAAACTAAGGCTCTTGATGAAGAAATTATAGAAGAAACCCCTATTGAAAAGCAAATCCTTGATGGTATAGAAGCTTTAGAACAATTGGCTTCAGAAGGAGATGAAGTT GTTTGTGGTGTAAGGGTAGCATGTGATGCAAAAGAGTtgcaaagaagaaaggaaatgaaagaaacaagAGAAAGATTGTTAAAAATGCTCGAAGAGGAGGACAAAAATTGCATGCAGAAATATCGTGAGATTACTGAAAAGTGGCCTAGTATTGTTGCATCCAAGGACCCATTAGACATTCATAATGAATTGGAGGCTCAAAACGTAAAGTGCAATGAAATCCTTGAGAAAAAAGATGCCTTAATCGCGCAACTGAAGCAAGAATTGGAGAATgcagatataaaatatgaagaGGACGTGAAGAATCAGAACGCGGATATTGATTTGCTTATAGAAAGAATGGAGAACCAA GCGCGTACAATGGCTAAAGCATATCGTTACGAATTAAATTTGATCGAAAATGTAATCGATTCGGAGCGGAAGATAGCTATAAAAGCCTCCACTGAAAAATGGGAAACTTTGTACAAAAAGCTTCAAGACGACACGGTTGAAGCGAGGGAACAGAAAAAGTTGATAACGCGCGAGTACGAAGAAGCTATGAAGAAAGCGATCATAGAACACCAAGAGGAATACAggaaacaaaagatttcgttcGAAATGGAAATACAAAATCTTCAGCAACAGATTCAAACTATGAAGACTGCGTGTTTAATGAACGTTGAGAAGTTGGATTATAATTACACCGTGTTGAAGCATCGAGAAGAAGAGAATCTAATTGTGAAGAATCAGCAGAAACGAAGAATTAATAA ACTTCAGGATGTATTAAATGATTTAAAGAAAACATACGCGGGCTTGGAAGAATCGACAAGGTTGGAGATCCAGAAGCTCACTAATCAGATATTGAAAGTACACAAAGCTATACAGGAGTTAGAAGAGAAGTCTGATCAGCTTGCAATCATAAACGATACAAAGTATATGCAAATCTGGGATCTAAATATCGAAACCGCGAATCAATTAGTCGACAAG ATTTTATCAGCAGATAGAATCATACACGAACAGTTACTGGGAGTGGAATGGCAACCACCGGAAGAACAATTATTAAAGAAAGAAGATTTGGTATCGTACTGTGGAGCGATGTGCGCCATAAAACAGA agaaagaagaagccAAGAATAGGAAAATGATTTCTAAGTCGTACAAGCCACCAATCACTCTGGAAGAAATCAATTTAGAGCGAAGTCTACTGAATCATATTGCTAAATTAATTTCCAATCATTGTGACTATATGATTGAGTATACTTTGAAAGATCTACTTTCTGATTACACAGAAGACGATAAGTTACTAATTCGATTGGACAAAATATTTGAT GCATTGAAAATTACATCTGAGCAACAACTTCAATTTTTgttgaatttctttttaccATATGCACACTGTCCTATTTGCAAAGCCAAAAATATACCAAGGGTTTGTGGAGTATCCAGTGAAACCACAGAAAGTTCATCGTCCAC GAGTACGTTACCTGATGTTTGCGGCAGCACCGAACTTAACGAGGAAGAAGGTAAACTGGTGGCTGCAATGGAAGGCGCATTTTGTTGTGATAAATCACAGAATGATGATAACACAATTGTTACAAGTAGTTGTACTCCAGAGTCTTCGTCGTCGACCGAAACACTTCCTGAAAATGGACAAATTGTGTCAACTTGTGTGGGTGAAGGTGTTGTAGAAGTCATTGATG CAAGTGGTAAACCAAAACGGCAATTAGTTTGCGACAAAGGTCACTTGTTGGTAATTGAAACCGAATTCGTTTCGAACGCGTTAAAAGATTTCGTGAAAAGATACGAATTCGTTAAACAAGATGAAGCCTCGTCTGAcgattctaaaatattaaaagaaaaagaaacggtaTCGAGAAACATAACGGACGAGGATATAATAATgttttgggaccgatatagagATATGTTTTCGGAGGACAGAGAAAGATTATGGGACAATTTATTTGTTGGTCTTAAAAAGTATTATGATATATTAAAAGAGAGACATGAATTAAATGTTGAAACTGAATCTTTGCGGAGACAAAATTCAGAATTGCGTCGATTACTAGAGAAATACGAGACAGAGATGGCATTGAAtgatgaataa